In one window of Electrophorus electricus isolate fEleEle1 chromosome 15, fEleEle1.pri, whole genome shotgun sequence DNA:
- the LOC113588549 gene encoding interleukin-1 receptor accessory protein isoform X8, with protein MKMLISTLLFLSMVRMARFTLAEEQPTRQSDPQCHDWGVWASELVRVYEGEAGCLSCPLFFHPALYNYSQSQSSGLTLMWYRHTHTHELEPIDLRMRTRLKHRDALWIQPATLQDSGLYICMLRNISSCAKIGVQLEVVPRAGECDITLHRNVTIPLEGDHTLHCPDLQHVPNDTHKVTWYYCDSESAQTFLRNLPSFHREVKGNDLVIYMMMEYYAVPYTCLVSYQSSGRIYHFTRTINVKAVSSTRGNKEPNILNPTFGHIYTVTLGSDLELLCRAHLPYLENEEPQVWWTIDNKTVEELADPRYTSPMARLLDDNFGDVTLERVLRVSEFSPAELHREFRCTAKNSRGLSTRTATLQEEVYIPSVELGCGLGVTLALALLLFVLYRVFRLEVHLLYRSWFGTDERDADNKEYDVYISYARDGEEEEFVMTTLRRVLEVDLGYSVCIFDRDSIPGGTITDDTLHFVGRSRRLLVVVSACSAVRGTQALLELQAGLASMLRGGSLRVVLVEYKPVRKQKWVRELRQARLALTLVRWEGEKSVPLSSRFWKRLQLEMPVRRCTAAHHTHHTLHTHESKHTASTQHTYDTKHDGERGHDAADTHHTQLKEFTQMCESTALILDTLHASDMHT; from the exons atccACAGTGCCATGACTGGGGAGTGTGGGCGAGTGAGCTGGTGCGTGTGTATGAGGGGGAGGCGGGGTGTCTCTCCTGCCCCCTTTTCTTCCACCCCGCCCTCTATAACTACAGCCAGAGCCAGAGCTCAGGCCTCACGCTGATGTGgtaccgacacacacacacacacgagctggAGCCCATCGACCTGCGCATGCGTACTCGGCTCAAACACCGCGATGCTCTCTGGATCCAGCCTGCCACCCTGCAGGATAGCGGCCTGTATATTTGCATGCTgcg GAACATCTCGTCTTGCGCGAAGATCGGGGTGCAGCTGGAGGTGGTGCCCCGTGCGGGAGAGTGTGACATCACCCTGCACCGCAACGTGACCATCCCCCTGGAGGGTGaccacacactccactgccCCGACCTGCAGCACGTGCCCAACGACACACACAAGGTCACGTGGTACTAC TGTGACAGTGAGTCTGCGCAGACGTTTCTGAGGAACCTGCCTTCCTTTCATCGAGAGGTGAAGGGTAATGACTTGGTGATCTACATGATGATGGAATACTATGCCGTCCCATACACCTGCCTCGTCTCCTACCAAAGCAGCGGCCGTATCTATCACTTTACCCGAACTATCAACGTCAAGGCCGTCT cctctACCAGAGGGAACAAAGAGCCAAATATACTGAACCCAACATTTGGTCACATCTACACTGTTACTCTGG GCAGCGACCTGGAGCTCTTGTGTCGGGCTCACCTACCCTACCTAGAGAACGAGGAGCCACAGGTGTGGTGGACCATCGACAACAAAACAGTGGAAGAGCTTGCAGACCCACGATACACCTCCCCTATGGCTAG ACTGCTGGATGACAACTTCGGTGACGTGACTTTGGAGCGGGTACTGCGTGTGTCTGAGTTCAGTCCGGCAGAGCTGCACAGGGAGTTCCGCTGCACTGCCAAGAACAGCAGAGGACTCAGCACTCGAACCGCTACACTGCAGGAagagg tctacaTTCCCTCAgtagagctgggctgtgggttgGGCGTGACTCTGGCTTTGGCTCTGCTCCTCTTCGTGCTGTATCGTGTCTTCCGCCTCGAGGTGCACCTGCTCTACCGTTCTTGGTTCGGCACTGACGAGAGAGACGCAG acaATAAGGAGTATGATGTATATATCTCATACGCACGggatggtgaggaggaggagtttgTCATGACAACCCTGCGACGGGTGCTTGAGGTGGACCTTGGATACTCTGTCTGCATCTTCGACAGAGACAGCATACcaggaggga cTATAACGGACGACACCCTGCATTTTGTCGGGCGCAGCCGTCGGTTGCTGGTGGTAGTGAGCGCGTGCAGCGCGGTGCGGGGGACCCAGGCTCTGCTGGAGCTCCAGGCCGGGCTGGCCAGCATGCTGCGCGGGGGCAGCCTCAGGGTGGTCCTGGTCGAGTATAAACCCGTCCGCAAGCAGAAGTGGGTGCGAGAGCTCCGCCAGGCACGCCTCGCCCTCACGCTCGTCCGCTGGGAGGGCGAGAAGTCCGTGCCGCTCTCGTCTCGCTTCTGGAAACGGCTGCAGCTGGAGATGCCCGTGCGCCGGTGCACGGcggcacaccacacacaccacacactccacacacacgagtcaaaacacacagccagcacacagcacacatatgACACGAAACACGATGGAGAGCGCGGACATGATGCGGCAGACACCCACCACACCCAACTCAAGGAATTCACACAGATGTGTGAGAGCACAGCTCTAATTCTGGATACTTTACATGCatctgacatgcacacataa
- the LOC113588549 gene encoding interleukin-1 receptor accessory protein isoform X2, with protein MAAERTRTSQLSCAKSLFFNYVFNFSIFSPVCKPINVPLESQPTWKRWSSSYLANPGINTPPRIDLLTMTKQAFARNIQIGTEIIKNGPRCGTENGLFRPNPQCHDWGVWASELVRVYEGEAGCLSCPLFFHPALYNYSQSQSSGLTLMWYRHTHTHELEPIDLRMRTRLKHRDALWIQPATLQDSGLNISSCAKIGVQLEVVPRAGECDITLHRNVTIPLEGDHTLHCPDLQHVPNDTHKVTWYYCDSESAQTFLRNLPSFHREVKGNDLVIYMMMEYYAVPYTCLVSYQSSGRIYHFTRTINVKAVSSTRGNKEPNILNPTFGHIYTVTLGSDLELLCRAHLPYLENEEPQVWWTIDNKTVEELADPRYTSPMARLLDDNFGDVTLERVLRVSEFSPAELHREFRCTAKNSRGLSTRTATLQEEVYIPSVELGCGLGVTLALALLLFVLYRVFRLEVHLLYRSWFGTDERDADNKEYDVYISYARDGEEEEFVMTTLRRVLEVDLGYSVCIFDRDSIPGGTITDDTLHFVGRSRRLLVVVSACSAVRGTQALLELQAGLASMLRGGSLRVVLVEYKPVRKQKWVRELRQARLALTLVRWEGEKSVPLSSRFWKRLQLEMPVRRCTAAHHTHHTLHTHESKHTASTQHTYDTKHDGERGHDAADTHHTQLKEFTQMCESTALILDTLHASDMHT; from the exons ATGGCAGCTGAGAGGACTAGAACAAGTCAGTTATCATGTGCCAAGAGCCTTTTTTTTaactatgtttttaatttttctattttttctcCTGTGTGCAAACCAATAAATGTGCCTCTTGAGTCGCAACCTACCTGGAAACGATGGAGTAGTTCTTACCTGGCGAACCCCGGGATCAACACCCCACCGCGCATAGACCTGCTCACGATGACCAAACAAGCCTTTGCAAGGAACATACAGATCG GAACAGAGATAATTAAAAATGGTCCCCGCTGCGGTACAGAAAATGGATTGTTCAGACCCA atccACAGTGCCATGACTGGGGAGTGTGGGCGAGTGAGCTGGTGCGTGTGTATGAGGGGGAGGCGGGGTGTCTCTCCTGCCCCCTTTTCTTCCACCCCGCCCTCTATAACTACAGCCAGAGCCAGAGCTCAGGCCTCACGCTGATGTGgtaccgacacacacacacacacgagctggAGCCCATCGACCTGCGCATGCGTACTCGGCTCAAACACCGCGATGCTCTCTGGATCCAGCCTGCCACCCTGCAGGATAGCGGCCT GAACATCTCGTCTTGCGCGAAGATCGGGGTGCAGCTGGAGGTGGTGCCCCGTGCGGGAGAGTGTGACATCACCCTGCACCGCAACGTGACCATCCCCCTGGAGGGTGaccacacactccactgccCCGACCTGCAGCACGTGCCCAACGACACACACAAGGTCACGTGGTACTAC TGTGACAGTGAGTCTGCGCAGACGTTTCTGAGGAACCTGCCTTCCTTTCATCGAGAGGTGAAGGGTAATGACTTGGTGATCTACATGATGATGGAATACTATGCCGTCCCATACACCTGCCTCGTCTCCTACCAAAGCAGCGGCCGTATCTATCACTTTACCCGAACTATCAACGTCAAGGCCGTCT cctctACCAGAGGGAACAAAGAGCCAAATATACTGAACCCAACATTTGGTCACATCTACACTGTTACTCTGG GCAGCGACCTGGAGCTCTTGTGTCGGGCTCACCTACCCTACCTAGAGAACGAGGAGCCACAGGTGTGGTGGACCATCGACAACAAAACAGTGGAAGAGCTTGCAGACCCACGATACACCTCCCCTATGGCTAG ACTGCTGGATGACAACTTCGGTGACGTGACTTTGGAGCGGGTACTGCGTGTGTCTGAGTTCAGTCCGGCAGAGCTGCACAGGGAGTTCCGCTGCACTGCCAAGAACAGCAGAGGACTCAGCACTCGAACCGCTACACTGCAGGAagagg tctacaTTCCCTCAgtagagctgggctgtgggttgGGCGTGACTCTGGCTTTGGCTCTGCTCCTCTTCGTGCTGTATCGTGTCTTCCGCCTCGAGGTGCACCTGCTCTACCGTTCTTGGTTCGGCACTGACGAGAGAGACGCAG acaATAAGGAGTATGATGTATATATCTCATACGCACGggatggtgaggaggaggagtttgTCATGACAACCCTGCGACGGGTGCTTGAGGTGGACCTTGGATACTCTGTCTGCATCTTCGACAGAGACAGCATACcaggaggga cTATAACGGACGACACCCTGCATTTTGTCGGGCGCAGCCGTCGGTTGCTGGTGGTAGTGAGCGCGTGCAGCGCGGTGCGGGGGACCCAGGCTCTGCTGGAGCTCCAGGCCGGGCTGGCCAGCATGCTGCGCGGGGGCAGCCTCAGGGTGGTCCTGGTCGAGTATAAACCCGTCCGCAAGCAGAAGTGGGTGCGAGAGCTCCGCCAGGCACGCCTCGCCCTCACGCTCGTCCGCTGGGAGGGCGAGAAGTCCGTGCCGCTCTCGTCTCGCTTCTGGAAACGGCTGCAGCTGGAGATGCCCGTGCGCCGGTGCACGGcggcacaccacacacaccacacactccacacacacgagtcaaaacacacagccagcacacagcacacatatgACACGAAACACGATGGAGAGCGCGGACATGATGCGGCAGACACCCACCACACCCAACTCAAGGAATTCACACAGATGTGTGAGAGCACAGCTCTAATTCTGGATACTTTACATGCatctgacatgcacacataa
- the LOC113588549 gene encoding interleukin-1 receptor accessory protein isoform X3 has product MAAERTRTSQLSCAKSLFFNYVFNFSIFSPVCKPINVPLESQPTWKRWSSSYLANPGINTPPRIDLLTMTKQAFARNIQIGTEIIKNGPRCGTENGLFRPNPQCHDWGVWASELVRVYEGEAGCLSCPLFFHPALYNYSQSQSSGLTLMWYRHTHTHELEPIDLRMRTRLKHRDALWIQPATLQDSGLYICMLRNISSCAKIGVQLEVVPRAGECDITLHRNVTIPLEGDHTLHCPDLQHVPNDTHKVTWYYCDSESAQTFLRNLPSFHREVKGNDLVIYMMMEYYAVPYTCLVSYQSSGPSTRGNKEPNILNPTFGHIYTVTLGSDLELLCRAHLPYLENEEPQVWWTIDNKTVEELADPRYTSPMARLLDDNFGDVTLERVLRVSEFSPAELHREFRCTAKNSRGLSTRTATLQEEVYIPSVELGCGLGVTLALALLLFVLYRVFRLEVHLLYRSWFGTDERDADNKEYDVYISYARDGEEEEFVMTTLRRVLEVDLGYSVCIFDRDSIPGGTITDDTLHFVGRSRRLLVVVSACSAVRGTQALLELQAGLASMLRGGSLRVVLVEYKPVRKQKWVRELRQARLALTLVRWEGEKSVPLSSRFWKRLQLEMPVRRCTAAHHTHHTLHTHESKHTASTQHTYDTKHDGERGHDAADTHHTQLKEFTQMCESTALILDTLHASDMHT; this is encoded by the exons ATGGCAGCTGAGAGGACTAGAACAAGTCAGTTATCATGTGCCAAGAGCCTTTTTTTTaactatgtttttaatttttctattttttctcCTGTGTGCAAACCAATAAATGTGCCTCTTGAGTCGCAACCTACCTGGAAACGATGGAGTAGTTCTTACCTGGCGAACCCCGGGATCAACACCCCACCGCGCATAGACCTGCTCACGATGACCAAACAAGCCTTTGCAAGGAACATACAGATCG GAACAGAGATAATTAAAAATGGTCCCCGCTGCGGTACAGAAAATGGATTGTTCAGACCCA atccACAGTGCCATGACTGGGGAGTGTGGGCGAGTGAGCTGGTGCGTGTGTATGAGGGGGAGGCGGGGTGTCTCTCCTGCCCCCTTTTCTTCCACCCCGCCCTCTATAACTACAGCCAGAGCCAGAGCTCAGGCCTCACGCTGATGTGgtaccgacacacacacacacacgagctggAGCCCATCGACCTGCGCATGCGTACTCGGCTCAAACACCGCGATGCTCTCTGGATCCAGCCTGCCACCCTGCAGGATAGCGGCCTGTATATTTGCATGCTgcg GAACATCTCGTCTTGCGCGAAGATCGGGGTGCAGCTGGAGGTGGTGCCCCGTGCGGGAGAGTGTGACATCACCCTGCACCGCAACGTGACCATCCCCCTGGAGGGTGaccacacactccactgccCCGACCTGCAGCACGTGCCCAACGACACACACAAGGTCACGTGGTACTAC TGTGACAGTGAGTCTGCGCAGACGTTTCTGAGGAACCTGCCTTCCTTTCATCGAGAGGTGAAGGGTAATGACTTGGTGATCTACATGATGATGGAATACTATGCCGTCCCATACACCTGCCTCGTCTCCTACCAAAGCAGCGGCC cctctACCAGAGGGAACAAAGAGCCAAATATACTGAACCCAACATTTGGTCACATCTACACTGTTACTCTGG GCAGCGACCTGGAGCTCTTGTGTCGGGCTCACCTACCCTACCTAGAGAACGAGGAGCCACAGGTGTGGTGGACCATCGACAACAAAACAGTGGAAGAGCTTGCAGACCCACGATACACCTCCCCTATGGCTAG ACTGCTGGATGACAACTTCGGTGACGTGACTTTGGAGCGGGTACTGCGTGTGTCTGAGTTCAGTCCGGCAGAGCTGCACAGGGAGTTCCGCTGCACTGCCAAGAACAGCAGAGGACTCAGCACTCGAACCGCTACACTGCAGGAagagg tctacaTTCCCTCAgtagagctgggctgtgggttgGGCGTGACTCTGGCTTTGGCTCTGCTCCTCTTCGTGCTGTATCGTGTCTTCCGCCTCGAGGTGCACCTGCTCTACCGTTCTTGGTTCGGCACTGACGAGAGAGACGCAG acaATAAGGAGTATGATGTATATATCTCATACGCACGggatggtgaggaggaggagtttgTCATGACAACCCTGCGACGGGTGCTTGAGGTGGACCTTGGATACTCTGTCTGCATCTTCGACAGAGACAGCATACcaggaggga cTATAACGGACGACACCCTGCATTTTGTCGGGCGCAGCCGTCGGTTGCTGGTGGTAGTGAGCGCGTGCAGCGCGGTGCGGGGGACCCAGGCTCTGCTGGAGCTCCAGGCCGGGCTGGCCAGCATGCTGCGCGGGGGCAGCCTCAGGGTGGTCCTGGTCGAGTATAAACCCGTCCGCAAGCAGAAGTGGGTGCGAGAGCTCCGCCAGGCACGCCTCGCCCTCACGCTCGTCCGCTGGGAGGGCGAGAAGTCCGTGCCGCTCTCGTCTCGCTTCTGGAAACGGCTGCAGCTGGAGATGCCCGTGCGCCGGTGCACGGcggcacaccacacacaccacacactccacacacacgagtcaaaacacacagccagcacacagcacacatatgACACGAAACACGATGGAGAGCGCGGACATGATGCGGCAGACACCCACCACACCCAACTCAAGGAATTCACACAGATGTGTGAGAGCACAGCTCTAATTCTGGATACTTTACATGCatctgacatgcacacataa
- the LOC113588549 gene encoding interleukin-1 receptor accessory protein isoform X7: protein MTKQAFARNIQIGTEIIKNGPRCGTENGLFRPNPQCHDWGVWASELVRVYEGEAGCLSCPLFFHPALYNYSQSQSSGLTLMWYRHTHTHELEPIDLRMRTRLKHRDALWIQPATLQDSGLYICMLRNISSCAKIGVQLEVVPRAGECDITLHRNVTIPLEGDHTLHCPDLQHVPNDTHKVTWYYCDSESAQTFLRNLPSFHREVKGNDLVIYMMMEYYAVPYTCLVSYQSSGRIYHFTRTINVKAVSSTRGNKEPNILNPTFGHIYTVTLGSDLELLCRAHLPYLENEEPQVWWTIDNKTVEELADPRYTSPMARLLDDNFGDVTLERVLRVSEFSPAELHREFRCTAKNSRGLSTRTATLQEEVYIPSVELGCGLGVTLALALLLFVLYRVFRLEVHLLYRSWFGTDERDADNKEYDVYISYARDGEEEEFVMTTLRRVLEVDLGYSVCIFDRDSIPGGTITDDTLHFVGRSRRLLVVVSACSAVRGTQALLELQAGLASMLRGGSLRVVLVEYKPVRKQKWVRELRQARLALTLVRWEGEKSVPLSSRFWKRLQLEMPVRRCTAAHHTHHTLHTHESKHTASTQHTYDTKHDGERGHDAADTHHTQLKEFTQMCESTALILDTLHASDMHT from the exons ATGACCAAACAAGCCTTTGCAAGGAACATACAGATCG GAACAGAGATAATTAAAAATGGTCCCCGCTGCGGTACAGAAAATGGATTGTTCAGACCCA atccACAGTGCCATGACTGGGGAGTGTGGGCGAGTGAGCTGGTGCGTGTGTATGAGGGGGAGGCGGGGTGTCTCTCCTGCCCCCTTTTCTTCCACCCCGCCCTCTATAACTACAGCCAGAGCCAGAGCTCAGGCCTCACGCTGATGTGgtaccgacacacacacacacacgagctggAGCCCATCGACCTGCGCATGCGTACTCGGCTCAAACACCGCGATGCTCTCTGGATCCAGCCTGCCACCCTGCAGGATAGCGGCCTGTATATTTGCATGCTgcg GAACATCTCGTCTTGCGCGAAGATCGGGGTGCAGCTGGAGGTGGTGCCCCGTGCGGGAGAGTGTGACATCACCCTGCACCGCAACGTGACCATCCCCCTGGAGGGTGaccacacactccactgccCCGACCTGCAGCACGTGCCCAACGACACACACAAGGTCACGTGGTACTAC TGTGACAGTGAGTCTGCGCAGACGTTTCTGAGGAACCTGCCTTCCTTTCATCGAGAGGTGAAGGGTAATGACTTGGTGATCTACATGATGATGGAATACTATGCCGTCCCATACACCTGCCTCGTCTCCTACCAAAGCAGCGGCCGTATCTATCACTTTACCCGAACTATCAACGTCAAGGCCGTCT cctctACCAGAGGGAACAAAGAGCCAAATATACTGAACCCAACATTTGGTCACATCTACACTGTTACTCTGG GCAGCGACCTGGAGCTCTTGTGTCGGGCTCACCTACCCTACCTAGAGAACGAGGAGCCACAGGTGTGGTGGACCATCGACAACAAAACAGTGGAAGAGCTTGCAGACCCACGATACACCTCCCCTATGGCTAG ACTGCTGGATGACAACTTCGGTGACGTGACTTTGGAGCGGGTACTGCGTGTGTCTGAGTTCAGTCCGGCAGAGCTGCACAGGGAGTTCCGCTGCACTGCCAAGAACAGCAGAGGACTCAGCACTCGAACCGCTACACTGCAGGAagagg tctacaTTCCCTCAgtagagctgggctgtgggttgGGCGTGACTCTGGCTTTGGCTCTGCTCCTCTTCGTGCTGTATCGTGTCTTCCGCCTCGAGGTGCACCTGCTCTACCGTTCTTGGTTCGGCACTGACGAGAGAGACGCAG acaATAAGGAGTATGATGTATATATCTCATACGCACGggatggtgaggaggaggagtttgTCATGACAACCCTGCGACGGGTGCTTGAGGTGGACCTTGGATACTCTGTCTGCATCTTCGACAGAGACAGCATACcaggaggga cTATAACGGACGACACCCTGCATTTTGTCGGGCGCAGCCGTCGGTTGCTGGTGGTAGTGAGCGCGTGCAGCGCGGTGCGGGGGACCCAGGCTCTGCTGGAGCTCCAGGCCGGGCTGGCCAGCATGCTGCGCGGGGGCAGCCTCAGGGTGGTCCTGGTCGAGTATAAACCCGTCCGCAAGCAGAAGTGGGTGCGAGAGCTCCGCCAGGCACGCCTCGCCCTCACGCTCGTCCGCTGGGAGGGCGAGAAGTCCGTGCCGCTCTCGTCTCGCTTCTGGAAACGGCTGCAGCTGGAGATGCCCGTGCGCCGGTGCACGGcggcacaccacacacaccacacactccacacacacgagtcaaaacacacagccagcacacagcacacatatgACACGAAACACGATGGAGAGCGCGGACATGATGCGGCAGACACCCACCACACCCAACTCAAGGAATTCACACAGATGTGTGAGAGCACAGCTCTAATTCTGGATACTTTACATGCatctgacatgcacacataa
- the LOC113588549 gene encoding interleukin-1 receptor accessory protein isoform X4, producing MAAERTRTSQLSCAKSLFFNYVFNFSIFSPVCKPINVPLESQPTWKRWSSSYLANPGINTPPRIDLLTMTKQAFARNIQIDPQCHDWGVWASELVRVYEGEAGCLSCPLFFHPALYNYSQSQSSGLTLMWYRHTHTHELEPIDLRMRTRLKHRDALWIQPATLQDSGLYICMLRNISSCAKIGVQLEVVPRAGECDITLHRNVTIPLEGDHTLHCPDLQHVPNDTHKVTWYYCDSESAQTFLRNLPSFHREVKGNDLVIYMMMEYYAVPYTCLVSYQSSGRIYHFTRTINVKAVSSTRGNKEPNILNPTFGHIYTVTLGSDLELLCRAHLPYLENEEPQVWWTIDNKTVEELADPRYTSPMARLLDDNFGDVTLERVLRVSEFSPAELHREFRCTAKNSRGLSTRTATLQEEVYIPSVELGCGLGVTLALALLLFVLYRVFRLEVHLLYRSWFGTDERDADNKEYDVYISYARDGEEEEFVMTTLRRVLEVDLGYSVCIFDRDSIPGGTITDDTLHFVGRSRRLLVVVSACSAVRGTQALLELQAGLASMLRGGSLRVVLVEYKPVRKQKWVRELRQARLALTLVRWEGEKSVPLSSRFWKRLQLEMPVRRCTAAHHTHHTLHTHESKHTASTQHTYDTKHDGERGHDAADTHHTQLKEFTQMCESTALILDTLHASDMHT from the exons ATGGCAGCTGAGAGGACTAGAACAAGTCAGTTATCATGTGCCAAGAGCCTTTTTTTTaactatgtttttaatttttctattttttctcCTGTGTGCAAACCAATAAATGTGCCTCTTGAGTCGCAACCTACCTGGAAACGATGGAGTAGTTCTTACCTGGCGAACCCCGGGATCAACACCCCACCGCGCATAGACCTGCTCACGATGACCAAACAAGCCTTTGCAAGGAACATACAGATCG atccACAGTGCCATGACTGGGGAGTGTGGGCGAGTGAGCTGGTGCGTGTGTATGAGGGGGAGGCGGGGTGTCTCTCCTGCCCCCTTTTCTTCCACCCCGCCCTCTATAACTACAGCCAGAGCCAGAGCTCAGGCCTCACGCTGATGTGgtaccgacacacacacacacacgagctggAGCCCATCGACCTGCGCATGCGTACTCGGCTCAAACACCGCGATGCTCTCTGGATCCAGCCTGCCACCCTGCAGGATAGCGGCCTGTATATTTGCATGCTgcg GAACATCTCGTCTTGCGCGAAGATCGGGGTGCAGCTGGAGGTGGTGCCCCGTGCGGGAGAGTGTGACATCACCCTGCACCGCAACGTGACCATCCCCCTGGAGGGTGaccacacactccactgccCCGACCTGCAGCACGTGCCCAACGACACACACAAGGTCACGTGGTACTAC TGTGACAGTGAGTCTGCGCAGACGTTTCTGAGGAACCTGCCTTCCTTTCATCGAGAGGTGAAGGGTAATGACTTGGTGATCTACATGATGATGGAATACTATGCCGTCCCATACACCTGCCTCGTCTCCTACCAAAGCAGCGGCCGTATCTATCACTTTACCCGAACTATCAACGTCAAGGCCGTCT cctctACCAGAGGGAACAAAGAGCCAAATATACTGAACCCAACATTTGGTCACATCTACACTGTTACTCTGG GCAGCGACCTGGAGCTCTTGTGTCGGGCTCACCTACCCTACCTAGAGAACGAGGAGCCACAGGTGTGGTGGACCATCGACAACAAAACAGTGGAAGAGCTTGCAGACCCACGATACACCTCCCCTATGGCTAG ACTGCTGGATGACAACTTCGGTGACGTGACTTTGGAGCGGGTACTGCGTGTGTCTGAGTTCAGTCCGGCAGAGCTGCACAGGGAGTTCCGCTGCACTGCCAAGAACAGCAGAGGACTCAGCACTCGAACCGCTACACTGCAGGAagagg tctacaTTCCCTCAgtagagctgggctgtgggttgGGCGTGACTCTGGCTTTGGCTCTGCTCCTCTTCGTGCTGTATCGTGTCTTCCGCCTCGAGGTGCACCTGCTCTACCGTTCTTGGTTCGGCACTGACGAGAGAGACGCAG acaATAAGGAGTATGATGTATATATCTCATACGCACGggatggtgaggaggaggagtttgTCATGACAACCCTGCGACGGGTGCTTGAGGTGGACCTTGGATACTCTGTCTGCATCTTCGACAGAGACAGCATACcaggaggga cTATAACGGACGACACCCTGCATTTTGTCGGGCGCAGCCGTCGGTTGCTGGTGGTAGTGAGCGCGTGCAGCGCGGTGCGGGGGACCCAGGCTCTGCTGGAGCTCCAGGCCGGGCTGGCCAGCATGCTGCGCGGGGGCAGCCTCAGGGTGGTCCTGGTCGAGTATAAACCCGTCCGCAAGCAGAAGTGGGTGCGAGAGCTCCGCCAGGCACGCCTCGCCCTCACGCTCGTCCGCTGGGAGGGCGAGAAGTCCGTGCCGCTCTCGTCTCGCTTCTGGAAACGGCTGCAGCTGGAGATGCCCGTGCGCCGGTGCACGGcggcacaccacacacaccacacactccacacacacgagtcaaaacacacagccagcacacagcacacatatgACACGAAACACGATGGAGAGCGCGGACATGATGCGGCAGACACCCACCACACCCAACTCAAGGAATTCACACAGATGTGTGAGAGCACAGCTCTAATTCTGGATACTTTACATGCatctgacatgcacacataa